A genomic segment from Pararge aegeria chromosome 15, ilParAegt1.1, whole genome shotgun sequence encodes:
- the LOC120629823 gene encoding guanine nucleotide-binding protein subunit gamma-1, which produces MDMMVSTLQQQRAVTEQLRREASIKRIPVSVAVADIVRFINEHGQEDCLLVGFSSQKVNPFREKSSCTVL; this is translated from the coding sequence ATGGATATGATGGTATCGACTTTGCAACAGCAACGTGCTGTGACCGAGCAATTGAGAAGAGAAGCTTCGATAAAACGGATTCCTGTTTCCGTAGCTGTTGCGGATATAGTCCGATTTATAAATGAGCACGGACAAGAGGATTGTCTCCTCGTCGGTTTTTCGAGTCAGAAAGTAAACCCTTTTAGAGAGAAAAGTTCTTGCACTGTCCTGTAA